Proteins encoded by one window of Branchiostoma floridae strain S238N-H82 chromosome 6, Bfl_VNyyK, whole genome shotgun sequence:
- the LOC118417889 gene encoding uncharacterized protein LOC118417889 has protein sequence MASFIMALFSFLALGGVLVSGVAIPTTDTYPTDGTDAGAEGRSGCSEPSAAQLSQLLTDCSSANNPETKELSSGTNPCESGTCLQPAENDLSQRAYCPWQVIVDSNPNRFPTDIAYARCQSTFPGQNGEFNWTMVCDSVTYTKPVLVREECGGADNTYRYKCVHLTVPNACVAVEPL, from the exons ATGGCGAGTTTTATCATG GCCCTGTTTTCCTTCTTGGCGCTAGGCGGCGTCCTTGTCAGCGGTGTCGCCATCCCCACAACGGACACCTACCCGACCGACGGTACCGATGCGGGAGCCGAAGGACGGTCGGGCTGTAGTGAGCCCTCCGCCGCCCAACTCAGCCAGCTTCTCACCGACTGCTCCTCGGCAAACAACCCTGAGACGAAGGAACTGTCGTCGGGAACGAACCCGTGCGAAAGCGGCACCTGTCTGCAGCCGGCCGAGAACGACCTGTCTCAGCGGGCCTACTGTCCCTGGCAGGTCATCGTCGACTCCAACCCTAACAGATTCCCGACCGACATCGCCTACGCTCGGTGCCAGTCGACATTTCCCGGCCAAAACGGTGAATTCAACTGGACCATGGTCTGTGACAGCGTGACCTACACCAAACCCGTGCTGGTCCGTGAAGAGTGCGGCGGCGCGGACAACACCTACCGCTACAAGTGCGTGCACCTCACCGTGCCCAACGCCTGTGTGGCCGTAGAGCCTCTGTAA